The Entelurus aequoreus isolate RoL-2023_Sb unplaced genomic scaffold, RoL_Eaeq_v1.1 HiC_scaffold_50, whole genome shotgun sequence sequence tgatgagcccgtcagggaacatcaatgaccacttgatgagcccgtcagggagcatcaatgaccacttgatgagcccgtcagggagcatcaatgaccacttgatgagcccgtcagggagcatcaatgaccacttgatgagcccgtccgTCCTCAACAGACCTTACACCTTTGTCACAAACATTCAATTTACAAACACCTCTGTTGGCAAACTTTTCAATTCACAAACTTTTAGACCGCGCCAAACAGGCCGAGgtgtgcaaaccatgtctctTTGTACGAacgtttttattcagtcattcacTTTGTGTCaagcctgcaggcaaaaagcaggacACAGCATTAATGGGGAGCTACATTTGCTGGCCAGGacactactagtcacttctcAGCACTTCAGCGTGTGtgctttttctgtgttttttcatCTTTTAACAAGTTTTGTCTATTTTGCTAAATCAACATGAGCCCTAAAAAGACAAAAGACCAGCGATTTTTCTGGAAGAATATGCCAAAGTAGATTTATTTCACAGCGGAGAGGAAAGCTCCTCTCCTTCAGCAGCGTGTCTTTCAAAGCACAAACACCccccagtggtacccctcgtcgtcggcttattccagtggaaatggcgagcatttcatcaccagaacagctgagctagcttccccgggttggccgacatggtctcacaagatgtagtttctctttaaatatccttcttgaaaatggccttgcaaatatatatctgccacctaatcaacgattTGTTCTCCTGctctgctagcccggtatggctacggtgcaacacttcctgctaaattgcaacttgtgaatggatactcactttggagtgacaagtgagtatccaatcacagtctcatgAACATCagactacctagataggctactgacaacaactggtgatctgattggctatcccaCATGTatctcaactgtatgtgttctcaaatgtaTCCGCTAATGGTCTTGATGAGTAAccaatcacaggacgtgtaaatgTCACCATCAACCCTAGGcctgctagaaggccttactgacaacaactcgtgatctgattggctatggcaactgtctatcaactgtatttcCCCGATGGcttacagtgcacacacattgttgattctgaagacagatttggtacagcatggcaacataaactagctgaattctgattggatacaaactaaaactaaaaacaacagcgctggaaggagcataaaatgacatgaagagaatatgaatacttttacatatttagggaaagtcaataaaaacatttttgtatctttatatatgatgatgatttgtggttatgttaggccagcagagaaggtcctGACGACACATGCACACCACTGCAATGAAGGATGTTACCATGCCAAATTGACTTTTTTGATGTTGTAACAGTAGAATGTGTCCGTACGACCTGAGAAAAATCTATCATCTCCCTCACTTATTTATGGCACTTTTAGGAAAAGAGGCCCTCAAAAATCACTTTGGATGAAACCATGAAAGCCTCTGTCATGACGCTATGTCTCGTGTTGTGATTTGATTATTATTCGCAGTTTAGGGTTCTGTTTTGTCCTCAGCGCTTCTTCCTCTgtttacttttcttgttgcctcgGGCACTGAATGGACACACCTGTCTTCAGTTTGTGATTAGTCGTCCCACCTGTCTCCTCCGTTAATCACTCCCTTTTATAATCTTTGGTCACCCAGCCTTAGTCGCTGGATCAATGTTCGCTATACACGCTGGGTTGggatttcttccccccccccccgcataACGACTTTCATGCTGTTCACCCTGTGTATGTTTTGGCTTCACGTTATGCTAGAGTcaaactttttgtattttttgccttGCCTTGTGGAACTAAAATGGATTTTTACCTGCGGGCTGGTTCCTGCTTGTTTTTCTGCATGAGTGAGAACACAACCATTGCAGCTGTACGACCCCACGAAGGCAACACTCTGATCCACCGCTAGCTAAAAAACAGAAGAGAGTAATAAATAGAACGCAGGTTTTGCTACACACCttaaggcgggggtcagcaactcgcAGCTCTTTAGCTCAGCACCCGTGTCTCCCTGGACCTCTATAGAGATTTGTGAAAATGGCAAAAGATAaagaaaaaagtatattttttgtttgaatattttttctgtaatagaacaaacatgacacaaagctCCCTAAGTTttggaaatcccactgtttatgttatacatgcttcactgatgagtaatcggcaagcaccattttgtcctactaatttcaatttcagcgatccttgaactcatcgtagtttgtttacatgcacaaatttatccgatgctgccacagaaagacgtgtttaatgccacgccttctttgtctcattttgtccaccaaaggttttatactgtacgtgaatgcacaaaggtgagctttgttgattttattgatttgctggagtgctattCAGTTATATTTGGTCAAttaatgactgcaagctaatcaaggctaacatgctgtttaggctagctgtatgtacatattgtatcactatgcctcatttgtaggtatatttgagctcatttaatttcctttatttatgtcctctgtgtatttaatttatatatgcatgtctcatgacacattgtctgtatgtaaaattggctgcatttctcaaagttgtttgtgtgccatgttgttccagaccacagcaaacattacccagcttgcaaagattgtaataaatccattataagaagacagcctgcgatttccttaaacttggacacacgtCTATACCtgtggccattctgagccagtagttatctcatcctgtgagaagtctccattttactaatgatttccaatgttgcaaaaatgggtacaataaaaatttaaatataacatttttgtcaacgaagatttgcgtcagcctttgatagtaggctaatatagctaatatagacacttacaatatgtcttgccttcattataacacttatttaaggatttcaattttttgcggctccaaacagatttTAGTTTTGTATTCTTGGTCCAATATATTTctatcaacattttgggttgccgacccctgccttaaggAATGGAGCTCTGCCAACTAGCTGCCAGTCAGCTACTGACATGCTTTTCTTCAGCAAAGCATGGTGTGGCTGTTAAAATGTGACCGTAGTGTTAGCAGTGTTGCTCATGCTAGCTTTGCTAGTGTCGCTAACGTGTGTCCCATCAGAATCCTGTCCTATTCCCTTCATGTAACGTTGTTTCGTCTGATATATGACATGAAGTTGGACCGGTCGGTGCATAAAGTTATAGTGTACATGTCTGAGACACGCATGGATAAACGCAGCtcattacagacacacaaaacagcaTTGGCCTGTTTTTACCTTCAGACTGAACATTGCATCCATCTAAAGCTGCACGTTTGCCCTGCACTCAAGAACAGGATGTCCTTAATTCTTTCCAATGCTGTGCTTGACCTGTGAGAAACCTTCTAAATCCTGCTTTTTCTTCAGTCGGTAAAATGTGAATGAGTTATACACTTGCAAAGATTTAGAATTATGCAATAGGATCATGAGAAAAGGAGATTGTGCACATGGTTTCTTGGCTTGTCAAGTGCATGGTCACACTGCACATTTTCCACTGGCAAAAACAATGAGTCAGCAAATAATAAACGTGGTGACTCTGACTCGTTATATTTGCAACTAAAAAACTGCTGCCTCTCACTCAgtactactgggttcaaatccataaATTGGAGAATTTTGCTTTTTGTTTCACCGCCATCATAGTtcactgattacatttgtataAGAGCGAAAATCAAGAATCCTGATACAGGGGTATTGGGTTCAAACCCCATATAGGTAATCAGTAATTTAGCTGTATGGCGTCAAGACAACATGCTAGTTGCTTGATTAACATATAGTTGAAAAATTATGTAAacgctaaaaataataataatcaaaaataaattgtcaaatagtcaatgatgacacctcaggggttacctgtgtgtgtgcgtgtgagtgtaatTCCTGAAGTGGGTGGGAATAGGAGTAGAAAGTTAATAATAAAGAGCTTTGAAAAATGAGCACTCCTGGGTATGATTAAAATAAGATATGTTAagttaattaaataattattttatttacattacatAGGAGAGGTGACACAGCCACAATGTATGTCACCTTGATGACTCCTGCCACAGTTATGTAAGTTACATATCAACTTTACCGGGATTCCAACCCAGCATCCTTTattccaagtcaacagtcttaaccactgggctatcATGGGTCTTGTGAAGAGAAGATAttgttccatacacaaatgtcATCGAGGACATCTTGCTCAGTAAAGTTTGTTGGAAGTTGAACAAAATACTGTCAACCAGAGTGGGGTTCAAACCCAGCACCTTTCACTCcgagtcaacagtcttaaccactgggttATCCTGGGTCTTGTGAAGACAAGATTTTGTtccatacataaatgtatttgaGGCCTCTCAGCTGCAAAGCCACTCCCACATATCTGCCGCTCACGCCTACATATTTCATACTGCGGAAGAAGGAAACATGAAAGATGATAAATGACAAATAATGCAGATTAAGTTACTAACTGTTCAAATGTTGGCTCCAAATGTGTGAGGATGCATGGTGTGTTGAATAAAGACATAGCTGGAAAATTGTCAAAGTTGATCCATTCTAAAAAATATGTCTTAAACGTGAGCTAAATAATGACACCGATACCCAGGATAGCTGAGCGGTTAAACGCATTGACTTCCATAACGGGGTAATGGATTCCATTCCCAGTCATGTCGTTAGGTAACTTAAAAATCTCCAAAGTTTTGTttcacctccatcgtagtttATCAAGACGGGTCCTCGGTTACatttgtcattggggcccggaatcTTCACTCAAGAAGACCAAGGATAGATCAGTGATTCACACTTGACCATTAACAAGGGGTACGGGTATCAAATCCTGCTCTGGTAGCTATGTAACTTATAGAGCTCCAATGTTTTGTTTCACCTATATCGTAGTTTATCTGAGACATGTGAGGGAGGTAGGAGGGAAGGAACTCTGGTTCACACTCCAATACagcaggtggcggtaatgcacctttAGCATTTAGTGTCCTGCcataaaacaagaagaagaaaaataatgattacaataaaataaacccAATAAGGCTTTAAATCAAGCAATGCATTTACAGTTTGTTTAATATAGTCAGGCAATTTTACTAATGTGATGACGTTCATCCTCCATGCATCCACCAAAGCATCACCTTTAAATGCCTAAtaatagtacaaaaagtttaacgTGAGCAAATGATGAAATGACATGGATGTGCAGGTTCACATTGACAAAACATAGTCTCTCATTATGTAGCCAACCTAACATCTTTTTTGTCCCTCAGTGAGACTGCCGTACCAAATATTCTGTCCCAGTGGCTAAAAAAGGGAGCGTAGTTGCTGCTGGGTCTCTGATGGTGCATGTCATGAGCCGGTGCGCCCCCCAGCAGGCCGAAGGGCACCAGCCGATTGAGGCTCCACGGCAAATCGTAGCCAATGTGGTCCTCCACTGACATCCAGATACTGAGCACCGTGACGCACCACATTGTAAGAGGGTGACACTTGAGAAGAACGGGGTCCTGGTTGCTCCAGAGTCCAACCGTTATCAGCTCTGGGATGCTGAGGTGCTCGGTGGACCAGGAAAAAGGCGCCGTGTATTCGTGGTGGATGGCGTGGATGAAACGATAAAGCTGCTTGTGTTTGTGGTGTATAAAATGCCAGATGTAGTACTGAGTGTCAAAGAGTAGAAGAAGAGCCAGTCCATCTATGAAGATGTTGCGAAGGGCGGGAGCTTCCTGAGGTATCGCTGGTGGAGGAAGGATGAACATGCTGACCATCACACTTGGTAGGACAAAGAAGATGTGGTTAAAAAGAGCTGTCAGCAAGCTCCTGGCCATCATTCCAAGTGTGGGCTGCCTCTGCGGCTGGATCTTGTACTGGTGGAATAAAGGAGCCCTTTCTCCCAACAGGTCCATGACTGCAAAAGGTAAGCTGAAGAAGAAGTAGCTGCAAAAAGCAAGCAGGACTGGGAAGAAAGGGGACGAGATGAGAGGCAGGTGGTGCAGAAGCAGATAGTCCCACAGCGGCTGCAGGAGACACTCCCATCTTGTGGAGGTGAGAGGATGCGTTGGCAAGTCGCTGATGTTCAACATGTTGATGCAATGCTGCACACTGGACTGCTTCTGCACACTCCACACTAGCAAAATCCCTCTTATAAAGTATTGGAGTTTGACTCAAagaggattaaaggcctactgtaatgatttttatttatttaaacggggatagcagatccattctatgtgtcatacttgattatttcgcgatattgccatatttttgctgaaaggatttagtatagaacaacgacgataaacttcgcaacttttggtcgctgataaaaaaaaagccttgcctatagcggaagtagcgtgacgtcacaggagctagtattcctcacaattccctgttgtttacaatggagcgagagagattcggaccgagaaagcgacgattaccccattaatttgagcgaggatgaaagatttgtggatgaggaacgttagagtgaaggactagagaggcagtgcagggtgtatcttttttcgctctgaccgtaacttaggtacaagctggctcattggattccacactcggtCCTCCTGACTACAGCTCGCTCACGCCCATCGTTGTCCAGCCAGCCACAGATGTCGGTGCGGTGACTTGGAAGTCTCCCACTGACGGGCTGACACGCTGGTTCCGTAAATGGGCGGGCCCACCACACATGACCCATATATCGGGGGGATGTCTAAATGGTGTGCAAAATGTCTGACTTTGTGGGTGTTATCTGGTTGGCCTCCTTTGGGGACTTCCGGGTGGTTCTGCGTCTGGCGGGGCGTTGCCTTGGCGGGGAGTAGACAGACCGTGCACAaacccctccccctttctctctctctctctcttgctctttCTTTCTTAATCCCCCAAAACCTAACTGGCCTGTGCCTCCTCTCCGTTGTATGGTTGATGCCCTGCCTCGCGCGGGTCCCTCTGGGGTCTCTGTTGGGGGCTTGCCTTTGCTCCTCCTCCTGGGGCGCACCCCCACCCATCCATTTCCTGTATAAATCACACAGgcaaaaaatttacaatttttttgaTGGACTACTGTCACTATTAGGCCACTTGTTGCATTTTGTCTTGGAGCCACAGAGATGCCAATTTTATATCCGTTGTAAAACttgtttcacaattttataagggatGCATTCCTCTGTCGCCTGGTTATGTGTCTTTTAGAATCCATATTTTACAATGCACAAGCTAAGGTGTATTTTGTGTACAATGGGCCGCAGAGAACTTCATCCTACCTCCACCCTGATCcttatcctaaccctaacctcactaTGGTGAATGCCTAAAACCTAACCTTGTCATAACTTGTAATACAATTTTTCAAGCCATTAATTAGGCTGGATCACAATTATGTGTGGAGGTAGGAGGTTCTCTGCCACCTAATTATGTCTTTCTATATTCCATTGGGATAGAGCATAATTTAAGgtgatttataatcatattttgaTTAATATTTCAGTGAATATTGGTTGATTTGGCAGCTTTATTCAGAGGGACACGCAGTGCACTGTAATGACTGGTTTTGTCCACCAGATGGCGCCAGCGATACACGCTTGGCATTCTAGCAACTGGGTATTTTCCACAGAGTGACACTAGCAGATCACATGTCTCCTGTTCAGCCAATGAGCTGCATACTATCCTTCAAGTCTCCTTTCACTGTGTAACAAAGAATCAGaagcgggttagggttagggttaggtttgtggttagggttagggttaggggaagggggaggggcaaagggagtGCACTGTCCGTCTGCAACCTGtcaaggcgacgcccacgccaaacgcaggacCCCCGGGACCCCATCCGACATAACTCCCATTGCGGGCGCTCAATGTGGTGGCAGACACACTCGAAAAATCCCTGCGGCTGTCCaacgacgcgtttcggccccctaggcctcgtcAGGTTGGCTTTTGACCTCATGCCAACTGGGACGCTACTAATTCCCTAGTAGGTGGAGCACTTCTAATCTCCTGAGGCTTCCCTATTTGTCTTCACGGCCGGATGTCCCCTCATCACGGCCGGAGAGGGAATGAGCCTGCTGGCAGGAGGAGGATATATATAGGTGAGCTGCAGGGGGGCGGGGCTTAAGCtccccactgcagtgtcgccagcgactactCAAACCTATGGATcaaagagggttagggttagggttagggttagggttaaggttaggtgttggggggttagggttagggtttgggggagggaaaagggaatatgcactgtccgtctacagtctgccagagtgaccccacacccagagcacaccccccaggggaccccaatcgtacaacgccgagagtggtgtcagacacatcaaccaatttcttaattatttttgtgaacatgcgacgcgtttcggcctgtttggcctcttcaggcatgtaaagcttccacatttgaggtctccagcaagatggccacctcatccgctggagcctttttccaaatggagctgtggaagggggaggattttactagagctctgcagggggcggggctaaagctcacacctgcagtcgtttagtctgCTCGTCAgacagccgaggaagaagccaggtgtgggaaaatcagtcCAAAATAAGataataatcacaccacacactaaactaaacaaatcactgcaaagtatatacagataggaaaaacactgcaaaatatgtacaggtaagtatcactgcaaaaatatacaggaaaactcaaacaaatccaggtaagtatttcataaacacacgtccagatggttcctcggcgtctgtgacctctgaccccaattttagaatgtgtctgattatcatcagcccttcaccacatcccagcaatgcccaacagagccccaagggggggggggggggcgcacaaagggcaggatgccaccccaacggcagactggaggcactggctagttaggtgttggggggttagggttagggtttgggggagggaaaagggaatatgcactgtccgtctacagtctgccagagtgaccccacacccagagcacacccccccagggggacCCCAATCGtagtgtcagacacatcaaccaatttcttaattatttttgtgaacatgcgacgcgtttcggcctgtttggcctcttcaggcatgtaaagcttccacatttgaggtctccagcaagatggccacctcatccgctggagcctttttccaaatggagctgtgggagggggaggattttactagagctctgcagggggcggggctaaagctcacacctgcagtcgttaaGTCCGCTCATCAGaaagccgaggaagaagccaggtgtgggaaaatcaatccaaaataagggttagggttagggttagggttggggtggggttagggttagggttaggattagagttagggttaggtttagagttagggttagggttagggttaggcgtaaagaaaaatagttggttaggtttaggcatagagaaagagagttggttagggttagggctaagggtgggggtggggcaatagaaaagagcgaaaaaaaagaataagaaggGTGTGCACGGTCCGTCTATGGCCCAGCGGGCTCGCACTCACGCCTCATTGAGCCCCCCCGGGTGTCTAGTACCCAGTCTGTGGATCCAGAGGCCTTCCGCCCGCCTCCGTTGGGCGGCACTCCATCTGGAGTTGGCTTGGACCACACACGCCCGGACAGAAGCCCACCCGTGCCGGATAAAGTGTGGCACAAGGTAGGTGGTGGTGTTCTTCTGCCGGACAATGTTATATTTATGTTGGTGGAAACGGGTGGCGATGGTGTTGCCCGTTTCACCAACATACATAGCACGGCAACGCTGGCAGAGGATAACATACACGCAATTTTTGACCTGCCCGTCTCCTCTGTACAGTGGCCGGAAGACCTTACCGCTGTGGCGATTGACCAGCCACGGGATGTTCCGCAAGGGAGCGCTGCTCCGGGCCGAGGGCGGATCTCCGGTGGAACTGATCCGAGCCCTGACAAGCAGATCACCCAGGCTGGGATTTTTGCGGTAGGCAGAGACCAGATAATGGTCCTTCAGTTTGCCGCTTTTCTCCACAAAGGTACAAAAGTTACCCTTGACCCTTCTGGAAACCTGTACCGCCGCAGGTGAGAAGGTTGTAATGAGGGGGATCATGTGTTTACCAGGGGGAGGCTTCTTCTGGTCCAGGAAGCACCTGAACTGTCTCCTGAGGAAGGATCTGGAATACCCTCTCTTCCTCAGGGCCGTGAACAGGGCTCCCATGGCCGTTACAAAGTCCTCCCGCCTGGTGCAGATCCGGTGGAACCTCAACAGCTGGGACTTCACCAATCCCGCGTAGGTGTGTCGGGGGTGGAAGCTGGTTTTGTGGAGGAGGGCATGGGTATCCGTCTCTTTAAAAAACACCTTAATGTCCAGATGGTGAGTGGAGGTAAAATCCGGACCCTTGAAGGTGGTAGTGTCCAGGAAGTCCACCGACGTGGGGCTGGTGGCGGACTTGATGGTGATACTGGGGTTGTGGGTATTCAGGGTGTGGCGGAACACCTCAAATTCCTCCATGGAATGAGTCCACACCCCCCAGATATCATCCAAATACCTGAAATAATGGAGGGGCCTGATTGCGCAGGCAGCAAGGGCAGAGGTCTCCCATTCTGCCATGAAGATGTTAGCATAGGCCGGAGCAAACTTTTTGCCCATGGCCGTGCCCTTGATCTGTAGAAAGAAATGACCATTGAACTCAAAGTCGTTCCTCCTGAGGTTGATGTCGAGAAGCTGGAGGAGTTCCTTCTCGGGCctgatcagacactaagaaaaaaaacggagaaaaaaaaataaaatttggattttttctaaataccaaatcgacagagagtaaaaagcacctctttttaccttctctcgatcagacacttagaaaaaaaacggagaaaaaaaaaaaaaatttttggattttttctaagtaccaaatcgaaagagggtaaaaagcacctctttttaccttctctcgattagacacttagaaaaaaaatggagaaaaaaaaaaaaaattggatttttttctaagtaccaaatcgaaagaggataaaaagcacctctttttaccttctgtcgatcagacacttagaaaaaaaacggagaaaaaaaaaaaaaaaagtattggattttttctaagtaccaaatcgaaagagggtaaaaagcacctctttttaccatctctcgatcagacacttagaaaaaaaacagagaaaaaaaaaaaaaaattggattttttctaagtaccaaatcgacagagggtaaaaagcacttctttttaccttctctcgatgagacacttagaaaaaaaatgggaaaaaaaaaaaaaaattcttggattttttctaagtaccaaatcgaaagagggtaaaaagcagctctttttaccttctctcgatcagacacttagaaaaaaacggagaaaaaaaaaaaattggattttttctaagtaccaaatcgaaagagggtaaaaagcacctctttttaccttctctcgatcagacacttagaaaaaaaacggagaaaaaaaatatatattggattttttctaagtaccaaatcgaaagagggtgaaaagcacctctttttaccttctctcgatcagacacttagaaaaaaaacggaggagaaaaaaaaaaaattggatttttttctaactacaaaatcgacagagggtaaaaaaagcacctctttttaccttctctcgatcagacacttagaaattttttttttaaaattcttggattttttctgagtaccaaatcgaaagagggtaaaaagcacctctttttaccttctctcgatgagacacttagaaaaaaaacgggaaaaaaaaataaaaaattattggattttttctaagtaccaaatcgaaagagggtaaaaagcacctctttttaccttctctcgatcagacacttacaaaaaaacggagaaaaataaaaaaattggattttttctaagtaccaaatcgaaagagggtaaaaagcacctatttttaccttctctcgatcagacacttagaaaaaaaacagaggaaaaaaaaaaaaaattggattttttctaagtaccaaatcgacagagggtaaaaagcacttctttttaccttctctcgatgagacacttagaaaaaaaacgggaaaaaaataaatacattcttggattttttctaagtacgaaatcgaaagagggtaaaaagcacctctttttaccttctctcgatcagacacttagaaaaaaaacggagaaaaaaaaaaaaaaaaaaggattttttctaagtacaaaatcga is a genomic window containing:
- the LOC133645418 gene encoding cholesterol 25-hydroxylase-like protein 1, member 1, with translation MLNISDLPTHPLTSTRWECLLQPLWDYLLLHHLPLISSPFFPVLLAFCSYFFFSLPFAVMDLLGERAPLFHQYKIQPQRQPTLGMMARSLLTALFNHIFFVLPSVMVSMFILPPPAIPQEAPALRNIFIDGLALLLLFDTQYYIWHFIHHKHKQLYRFIHAIHHEYTAPFSWSTEHLSIPELITVGLWSNQDPVLLKCHPLTMWCVTVLSIWMSVEDHIGYDLPWSLNRLVPFGLLGGAPAHDMHHQRPSSNYAPFFSHWDRIFGTAVSLRDKKDVRLAT